The following are encoded together in the Natator depressus isolate rNatDep1 chromosome 10, rNatDep2.hap1, whole genome shotgun sequence genome:
- the ZDHHC4 gene encoding palmitoyltransferase ZDHHC4 yields MDFLALFIIYLLLVLASGVLVCIYSGRKQSFPARGLSCITQVSSFVIPTWLQRATQRVLHRLFHTRSRLFIVLHLALQVAVYGEYTWEVFGYCQQLEFSIHYLLLPYLLLAVNMGFFILCSVTNPGTITQSNQESFLKAYGYDGVMFQKSTLCPTCNVEKPARSKHCSVCNNCVHRFDHHCVWVNNCIGAFNIRYFLVYLFTLTAMAANLAIITAAFLTKVVLLSNMMLGSYIDDQGQEHAVEILFLIQHLFLTFPRIVFMLGFVIVLSLVLGAYCCFTLYLVLTNQTSNEWYKSRRYECSCCKALQPHDRHIVYRNVYSQGVWVNLKEIFKPPTSSEKKKKT; encoded by the exons ATGGACTTTTTGGCTCTCTTCATAATTTATCTGCTGTTAGTTCTGGCTAGTGGTGTTCTAGTCTGCATCTATTCAGGAAGGAAACAGAGTTTTCCTGCAAGAGGCCTCAGTTGTATAACTCAG GTATCTTCATTTGTAATCCCAACATGGCTTCAAAGAGCAACACAGAGGGTGCTTCACAGGCTCTTCCACACACG AAGTCGCCTGTTCATTGTCCTGCATTTAGCCTTACAAGTGGCGGTTTATGGTGAATACACTTGGGAAGTATTTGGCTACTGCCAACAGCTAGAGTTCAGCATTCATTATCTTCTGCTGCCGTATTTGTTGCTGGCTGTGAATATGGGGTTTTTCATTCTGTGCTCTGTGACCAACCCTG GTACAATAACACAATCAAATCAGGAGTCCTTTCTAAAGGCTTATGGATACGATGGAGTAATGTTTCAGAAAAGCACCCTGTGTCCTACGTGCAACGTGGAAAAGCCAGCCAGATCTAAACACTGCA GTGTATGTAACAACTGTGTACATCGTTTTGATCACCACTGTGTTTGGGTCAACAACTGCATTGGTGCCTTCAATATAAGATATTTTCTTGTTTACCTCTTCACTCTGACTGCCATGGCTGCAAACCTTGCAATCATAACAGCAGCATTTCTAACCAAGGTAGTGCTGCTATCAAATATGATGCTTGGAAGTTACATTGATGATCAGGGACAAGAGCATGCAGTTGAGATTCTCTTTCTTATTCAG CACCTGTTCCTGACGTTTCCTAGAATTGTTTTCATGCTTGGTTTTGTTATTGTCCTCTCTCTGGTGCTGGGGGCATATTGCTGTTTCACGCTGTACCTGGTCCTGACTAACCAAACATCCAATGAATGGTATAAATCTAGAAGATATGAATGTTCTTGCTGTAAGGCGTTGCAGCCCCATGACAGGCATATTGTTTACAGAAATGTTTATTCTCAAGGAGTTTGGGTCAATTTAAAGGAAATCTTTAAACCTCCTACaagttcagaaaaaaagaaaaaaacatga
- the E4F1 gene encoding transcription factor E4F1 has translation MEAVMATSAGPAGLTAAAAGEQEGAAAAASSPAPAPAGPATVLSLPAPFSEEDEDDVHKCGRCHSEFTSLEEFVQHKLQKICQRTQEAITATSTSLPSQEVQKQVVPSVEESITVAHIVVEASSIAEEISNASSIVGSGHIKEVIVTGEHVFENPNGQIDGEITEAQGSPDDLEQDGSTELIRVKLLVNKEGRYVCELCHKTFKTASILKAHMITHSSRKDYECKLCGTSFRTKGSLIRHHRRHTDERPYKCKKCGKSFRESGALTRHLKSLTPCTEKIRFNVSKEIVVSKDELPTESCSSNTETVSPIASESIETPVIHLLTDAKGNVLHEVHVQMQELPVVDAKSLDQEPSNPEELPCEWEVNNENLLRQAMRNSGIVIEKVTVEEMQKSDEPGVAATEELENEEMEAEEEQCGEQCVEVEQVETTDTETNGYKSYVCPHCSEVFSGSVSLEIHIKGHLGYKVFKCEECGKEFMKGYLLKKHQEVHVNERRFRCGECGKLYKTIAHVKGHKRVHSDERPYSCPKCGKRYKTKNAQQVHFRTHLEEKPYTCQFCNRGFREKGSLVRHIRHHTGEKPYKCYKCGRGFAEHGTLNRHLKTKGGCLLALKEVEEVMVSEESQSADNLAATVISEDPHTVLVEFSSVVADTQEYIIETATEEMETSEATEIIEGTRHEVDSHIMKVVQQIVNQANSGHQIIVQNVTVAENSEVTTDTADTITIATPESLTEQVAMTLASAIGEGAVLTTEGSIETEEATVTMVASEDIEIMEHVGEFVIASQEGEVEVQTVIV, from the exons ATGGAGGCCGTGATGGCAACGAGCGCAGGGCCGGCGGGGCTTACGGCAGCCGCGGccggggagcaggagggggcggCGGCAGCTGCCTCCAGCCCGGCCCCGGCGCCCGCCGGCCCCGCCACCGTCCTCAGCCTCCCGGCGCCCTTCAGCGAGGAAG ATGAAGATGATGTTCACAAGTGTGGTCGTTGCCATTCTGAGTTCACCTCTTTGGAAGAATTTGTACAACACAAATTACAAAAGATCTGTCAACGAACTCAAGAAGCCATTACTGCCACATCAACAAGTCTTCCTAGCCAAGAAGTACAGAAG CAGGTGGTTCCTTCTGTTGAGGAGTCCATAACTGTTGCTCATATAGTTGTTGAAGCATCTTCAATAGCAGAAGAAATCAGTAATGCATCTTCTATAGTAG GTAGTGGGCACATCAAAGAAGTCATTGTCACAGGAGAACATGTTTTTGAAAACCCAAATGGCCAGATTGATGGTGAGATCACTGAAGCGCAGGGCAGCCCCGATGACCTGGAACAAGATGGCTCCACAGAGCTGATCAGGGTTAAGCTGCTGGTTAATAAAGAAGGTCGATATGTGTGTGAGTTATGCCACAAGACGTTTAAAACA GCCAGTATCCTTAAAGCTCATATGATCACTCATAGTAGCAGGAAGGACTATGAATGTAAATTATGTGGAACATCATTTAGGACAAAGGGGTCTCTCATTCGACACCACCGCCGTCACACAG ATGAGCGACCTTACAAATGCAAgaagtgtgggaaaagcttcagggAATCAGGAGCTTTGACACGGCATCTGAAATCTTTGACACCTTGCACCGAAAAAATCCGTTTCAACGTGAGCAAAGAAATAGTTGTTAGCAAAGATGAACTGCCAACAG AATCCTGTAGTTCAAACACAGAGACTGTTTCACCTATAGCAAGTGAATCCATTGAGACTCCTGTGATTCACCTATTAACAGATGCAAAAGGCAATGTCCTTCATGAAGTCCATGTCCAAATGCAGGAGCTTCCTGTTGTTGATGCAAAATCCTTGGATCAAGAG ccATCAAATCCTGAGGAACTACCATGTGAATGGGAAGTGAACAATGAGAACTTGCTGAGGCAGGCCATGAGGAATTCTGGGATTGTGATAGAAAAAGTTACTGTGGAGGAGATGCAAAAATCAGATGAACCTGGTGTGGCTGCTACAGAAGAACTAGAAAATGAAGAGATGGAAGCTGAAGAAGAGCAGTGTGGGGAACAGTGTGTTGAAGTAGAGCAAGTAGAGACT ACCGATACAGAAACAAACGGATACAAAAGTTATGTTTGCCCTCACTGTAGTGAAGTCTTCAGTGGGTCTGTTTCCCTTGAAATACACATCAAAGGACATTTAG GTTACAAAGTGTTTAAATGCGAGGAGTGTGGTAAGGAGTTCATGAAAGGCTACCTGTTGAAAAAGCACCAAGAAGTGCATGTCAATGAGCGGCGCTTCCGTTGTGGTGAGTGTGGCAAGCTCTACAAGACCATCGCGCATGTGAAGGGACACAAGAGGGTGCACTCAGATGAGCGGCCATATTCCTGTCCAAAGTGTGGCAAGAGATACAAAACAAAG AATGCCCAGCAGGTTCATTTCCGCACTCACTTGGAGGAGAAGCCCTACACCTGCCAGTTCTGCAACCGGGGCTTTCGGGAGAAGGGCTCGTTGGTTCGTCACATCCGTCACCACACAGGCGAAAAGCCATACAAATGTTACAAGTGTGGACGTGGGTTCGCAGAGCATGGTACTCTTAACAGGCACTTAAAAACCAAAG GTGGCTGCCTTCTTGCATTGAAAGAGGTTGAAGAAGTGATGGTTTCTGAGGAAAGTCAATCAGCTGACAACTTAGCGGCAACAGTTATTTCTGAAGATCCTCATACTGTTCTAGTAGAATTTtcttcagtggtggcagatactCAGGAATACATCATTGAG ACTGCTACTGAAGAAATGGAGACCAGTGAAGCTACTGAAATAATAGAGGGAACAAGACACGAG GTTGACAGTCACATTATGAAGGTTGTGCAGCAAATAGTAAATCAAGCAAACTCTGGCCACCAGATCATCGTGCAGAACGTTACAGTGGCAGAAAACTCTGAAGTAACTACTGACACTGCAGACACTATCACCATAGCAACACCAGAAAGTCTTACAGAGCAGGTTGCCATGACACTGGCGTCGGCTATTGGAGAAGGAGCTGTGCTGACAACAGAGGGTAGCATTGAGACCGAAGAAGCAACTGTGACAATGGTTGCATCAGAGGATATTGAAATAATGGAGCACGTAGGAGAGTTTGTGATAGCCTCCCAGGAAGGGGAGGTGGAAGTTCAGACAGTGATTGTCTAG
- the PGP gene encoding glycerol-3-phosphate phosphatase yields the protein MAQGSARRCLRLEPAAAREVLGAADTLLFDCDGVLWRGDAAVAGAPAALSRLQARGKRLCYVTNNSSRTRDAYAEKLRRLGFPPAEPRQVFGSAHCAARYLRQALPPGAAAYVLGGPALGAELRAAGVPHLGPGPAALPGPGPADWARAPLDPAVRAVLVGFDEHFCYAKLCQALRYLQRGGPGCLLLGTNRDHRLPLEGGAAIPGTGCLVKAVEMAAEREAFIIGKPSRYIFDCVSSEFKIEPARTIMVGDRLDTDILMGNNCGLTTLLTLTGVTTLEEVKGHQESDCPSRKSLVPDYYVDSIADLLPALED from the exons ATGGCGCAGGGCTCGGCGCGCCGGTGCCTGCGGCTGGAGCCGGCCGCGGCCCGCGAGGTGCTGGGCGCGGCCGACACGCTGCTGTTCGACTGCGACGGCGTGCTGTGGCGGGGCGACGCGGCGGTGGCGGGCGCGCCGGCCGCGCTGAGCCGCCTGCAGGCCCGGGGCAAGCGCCTCTGCTACGTGACCAACAACAGCAGCCGCACGCGGGACGCCTACGCCGAGAAGCTGCGGCGCCTAGGCTTCCCCCCGGCCGAGCCCCGCCAGGTCTTCGGCTCGGCCCACTGCGCCGCCCGCTACCTCCGCCAGGCCCTGCCGCCCGGCGCCGCCGCCTACGTGCTGGGCGGCCCCGCCCTCGGCGCCGAGCTGCGGGCCGCCGGCGTCCCGCACCTGGGGCCCGGCCCCGCCGCCCTGCCCGGGCCGGGCCCGGCGGACTGGGCCCGCGCGCCGCTGGACCCGGCCGTGCGCGCCGTGCTGGTGGGCTTCGACGAGCACTTCTGCTACGCCAagctgtgccaggcgctgcgcTACCTGCAGCGGGGCGGCCCCGGCTGCCTGCTGCTGGGCACCAACCGCGACCACCGCCTGCCGCTGGAGGGCGGCGCCGCCATCCCCG GGACTGGCTGTCTTGTGAAAGCAGTGGAGATGGCAGCAGAACGTGAGGCATTCATCATAGGCAAGCCCAGCCGATACATTTTCGACTGTGTGTCTAGTGAGTTCAAGATCGAACCTGCTCGTACCATCATGGTGGGAGATCGACTGGACACAGACATCCTTATGGGCAATAACTGCGGCCTCACCACCCTCTTGACTCTCACTGGAGTCACTACTCTGGAAGAAGTAAAAGGTCACCAGGAGAGTGACTGCCCTTCCAGGAAAAGCCTGGTTCCTGATTACTATGTTGATAGCATAGCTGACCTTCTTCCTGCACTTGAGGATTAA